A part of Caretta caretta isolate rCarCar2 chromosome 1, rCarCar1.hap1, whole genome shotgun sequence genomic DNA contains:
- the LOC142072463 gene encoding olfactory receptor 51G2-like has translation MPTCNETNISPARFLLAGIPGLEADGPWISIPFCSIYLIAILGNSLILFVIKTQRNLHQPMYLFLSMLSVTDLGLCVSTLPTMLSVFLFNTREISIDVCLTQLFFIHTFSMMESSVILAMAFDRFVAIRHPLRYASTLTSARIGNIGLAIIIRGIGLHIPAVILLKRWPYSKIQPLSYSYCLYPDVMKMACADSTPSSFYGLFVVISTLGLDSVLIVLSYIMILQTLLSITSRQERLKALNTCVSHICVILLFYTPLISLSLIHRFKKQALPQNQILLSYLYLLFPPVLNPIVYSMKTKEIRKQIMKIFQNYSTNKLQWGH, from the coding sequence ATGCCAACCTGCAATGAAACCAACATCAGTCCTGCAAGATTCCTCCTGGCAGGGATCCCAGGGCTGGAAGCTGATGGCCCCTGGATCTCCATCCCTTTCTGTTCCATATACCTCATTGCAATTCTAGGAAACAGTCTGATTCTGTTTGTGATCAAGACACAGCGGAATCTCCATCAGCCCATGTACTTGTTCCTTTCTATGTTGTCTGTCACCGACCTTGGCTTGTGTGTTTCCACCTTGCCAACAATGCTCAGCGTCTTCCTGTTTAACACCAGAGAAATTAGCATTGATGTCTGTCTGACCcaacttttctttattcacaCTTTCTCCATGATGGAATCGTCTGTAATATTAGCCATGGCATTTGACCGCTTTGTAGCAATACGCCACCCGCTGAGATACGCTTCAACTTTAACCAGTGCAAGGATAGGAAATATAGGGCTGGCAATAATAATCAGGGGTATTGGTCTGCATATCCCAGCTGTCATTCTTCTCAAGAGGTGGCCGTACAGCAAGATCCAACCTCTCTCTTATTCATATTGTCTGTATCCAGATGTGATGAAGATGGCCTGTGCAGACTCTACACCCAGCAGCTTCTATGGTTTGTTTGTTGTCATTTCTACTCTGGGATTAGACTCAGTGCTCATTGTCTTGTCTTACATTATGATCCTTCAGACTCTATTGAGTATCACTTCCCGGCAAGAGCGTCTCAAGGCTCTGAACACCTGTGTCTCCCACATCTGCGTCATCCTGCTTTTCTACACCCCGCTGATCAGTTTGTCGTTGATTCACAGGTTCAAGAAACAGGCTCTCCCTCAGAATCAAATTCTTCTGTCTTATCTctacctcctcttccccccggtGCTCAATCCCATTGTATACAGCATGAAAACGAAAGAGATTCGTAAACAGATCATGAAGATCTTTCAAAACTATTCCACTAACAAACTCCAGTGGGGGCACTGA